A genomic window from Cucumis melo cultivar AY chromosome 8, USDA_Cmelo_AY_1.0, whole genome shotgun sequence includes:
- the LOC103484756 gene encoding uncharacterized protein LOC103484756, translating to MVEKDLLGGAAVGALLAQLLNEVMKLIEKAVHFKPELEGLKSQVGFLMRLMDQVDELGEDFKLRYFDQTLKLKILINKGKQLIEECNDVAIQSTLSRYSKIPRYTKKLRKLDAELKSAQSNLMLALSVQQLLALERNYNNNGRTQILDKRPFRSEGGSTNNEYKIKLPLLFYHDKRLKGKAGANFVDAFVGRAVEHIKDDPKEGIEGRIEEKIKKWGEGRFEKIFHRTFETTIVAAEEKLHIWFACNLSTTREKGENIETVAVAGVLFVSSAKLAFCSLKPTPQYLKVVMPFELLKGFKFDEDQKYIRVIAIDDQKFEFMNFRNYNVAKEGIQHIPIAR from the exons ATGGTGGAGAAGGATTTGTTAGGCGGAGCAGCTGTGGGTGCTTTATTGGCACAGTTGCTGAATGAGGTTATGAAATTGATTGAAAAAGCCGTTCATTTCAAACCTGAGCTTGAAGGACTCAAATCACAGGTTGGGTTTTTAATGCGATTAATGGATCAGGTGGATGAGCTTGGTGAGGATTTCAAGCTTCGGTATTTTGATCAAACCTTGAAGTTGAAGATACTCATAAATAAAGGTAAGCAACTTATTGAAGAATGCAATGATGTTGCCATACAAAGTACTCTCTCCAGGTACTCCAAGATCCCACGTTACACAAAAAAGCTTCGAAAATTGGATGCTGAACTTAAAAGCGCTCAAAGCAATTTGATGTTGGCATTAAGTGTACAACAATTACTAGCTTTGGaaagaaattataataataatggCCGAACCCAAATCCTCGATAAACGACCATTTAGGAGCGAGGGTGGGAGTACTAATAATGAATATAAAATCAAGCTGCCCTTGCTGTTTTATCACGACAAGAGACTCAAAG GGAAAGCCGGTGCAAATTTTGTTGATGCTTTTGTTGGAAGAGCAGTAGAACACATTAAGGACGACCCAAAGGAAG ggATTGAGGGAAGAATTGAAGAGAAGATAAAGAAGTGGGGGGAAGGTAGATTTGAGAAGATATTTCATCGCACATTTGAAACAACTATTGTAGCAGCCGAAGAAAAACTTCATATATGGTTTGCTTGTAATTTGTCAACTACAAGAGAGAAAGGTGAAAATATTGAAACAGTAGCAGTAGCTGGTGTTTTATTTGTATCTTCAGCAAAGCTTGCATTCTGCAGTCTCAAACCTACTCCACAATATCTCAAG GTAGTTATGCCATTTGAGTTACTAAAAGGCTTTAAGTTTGATGAAGATCAAAAATACATACGAGTCATCGCCATTGATGACCAGAAATTTGAGTTCATGAATTTCCGGAACTACAATGTCGCTAAAGAAGGCATCCAACACATTCCAATTGCTCGCTAG